One part of the Janthinobacterium sp. 17J80-10 genome encodes these proteins:
- a CDS encoding MotA/TolQ/ExbB proton channel family protein — translation MNPTTPTLGFAHYWAQGDAVSHAVAYALLLMSVASWYYILSKAWTSWRIRKSARTLEAFWSAPTLNDAISLIRAADPENVYTPLAAQSAQAASVGTQGGSLNAHTDPGELITRTLRQEINRVAARLENGLTLLASVGSTAPFVGLFGTVWGIYHALMAVSTTGTVQIDKVAGPVGEALIMTALGLVVAIPAVLAYNAFTRVNRLTLAELDGFAHDLHAYLTTGARVGK, via the coding sequence ATGAACCCAACCACTCCCACTCTCGGTTTCGCGCATTACTGGGCGCAGGGCGATGCAGTTTCCCATGCGGTCGCCTATGCCCTGCTGCTGATGTCGGTCGCCAGCTGGTATTACATCCTTTCCAAGGCATGGACTTCCTGGCGCATCCGCAAAAGCGCCCGCACCCTGGAAGCCTTCTGGAGCGCCCCGACCCTGAATGACGCCATCAGCCTGATCCGCGCCGCCGACCCGGAAAACGTCTACACGCCGTTGGCCGCCCAAAGTGCCCAGGCAGCCAGCGTCGGCACCCAGGGCGGCTCGCTGAATGCCCACACCGACCCGGGCGAGCTGATCACCCGGACCCTGCGCCAGGAAATCAACCGTGTCGCCGCCCGCCTGGAAAACGGCCTGACCCTGCTGGCGTCGGTCGGCTCCACCGCCCCCTTCGTCGGCCTGTTCGGTACCGTCTGGGGCATCTACCATGCGCTGATGGCGGTCTCGACCACCGGCACGGTGCAAATCGACAAGGTCGCCGGGCCGGTTGGCGAAGCGCTGATCATGACGGCGCTGGGGCTGGTAGTGGCGATTCCGGCGGTGCTGGCCTACAATGCCTTCACCCGCGTCAATCGCCTGACCCTGGCGGAACTGGATGGCTTTGCACATGACCTGCATGCCTACCTGACCACCGGCGCACGCGTCGGCAAATAA
- the dapB gene encoding 4-hydroxy-tetrahydrodipicolinate reductase, with product MNPLKIAIAGASGRMGRMLIEAVQEAGDTVLAGALDIPGPNTGSDATAFAGKPCGVIIESDLAKGLANADYLIDFTRPEGTLKHLEYCAAHGIKVIIGTTGFDEAGKAAIAAAAQKTAVMFAPNMSVGVNVTMKLLEMAAKSFSEGYDIEIIEAHHRHKVDAPSGTALKMGEVVAEALGRDLKDVGVFAREGVTGPRDPSSIGFATIRGGDIVGDHTVLFAGIGERIEITHKSSSRVTYAHGSLRAARFLADKATGLYDMQDVLGLR from the coding sequence ATGAATCCATTGAAAATCGCCATTGCAGGCGCCTCCGGCCGCATGGGCCGCATGCTGATCGAAGCCGTGCAGGAAGCCGGCGACACCGTTCTGGCCGGTGCCCTCGACATCCCCGGCCCGAATACCGGCAGTGATGCCACCGCCTTTGCCGGCAAGCCCTGCGGCGTGATCATCGAATCGGACCTGGCCAAAGGCCTGGCGAATGCCGATTACCTGATCGACTTCACCCGCCCCGAAGGCACCCTGAAACACCTGGAATACTGCGCCGCCCACGGCATCAAGGTCATCATCGGCACGACCGGCTTTGACGAAGCCGGCAAGGCCGCGATTGCCGCTGCGGCGCAAAAGACGGCAGTCATGTTCGCGCCCAATATGAGCGTTGGCGTCAACGTCACAATGAAACTGCTGGAAATGGCGGCAAAGAGCTTTTCCGAAGGCTACGACATCGAAATCATCGAGGCGCACCACCGCCACAAGGTTGATGCGCCTTCCGGCACCGCGCTGAAGATGGGCGAAGTGGTCGCCGAAGCCCTCGGGCGCGACCTGAAGGACGTCGGCGTGTTCGCCCGCGAAGGCGTCACCGGCCCGCGCGACCCGTCCTCGATCGGTTTTGCCACCATTCGCGGCGGCGATATCGTCGGTGACCATACGGTGCTGTTCGCCGGCATCGGCGAGCGCATCGAAATTACCCACAAGTCTTCCAGCCGGGTCACTTATGCGCATGGCAGCCTGCGTGCTGCGCGCTTCCTGGCGGACAAGGCCACCGGCCTGTACGACATGCAGGATGTACTCGGCCTGCGTTAA
- a CDS encoding outer membrane protein assembly factor BamE yields MPSASALSRALCLVAASALIGCASKNPLMDEPVATAPAAQPAAAAKAAPPATPATASAVPVLPATPAAQPAQTAAAPAPAPAATGVQTTQQKRLFGILSPYKIDVQQGNFISQEQLSQLKTGMTPEQVHFILGTPLLNDLFHANRWDYVFRMQKGSGDVISSRIAVHFQDNRVAKIDAGSLPNEQDYLSLIAGSKPDAPKASK; encoded by the coding sequence ATGCCCTCCGCCTCAGCCTTGTCCCGCGCATTGTGCCTGGTCGCGGCAAGCGCCCTGATCGGGTGCGCCTCAAAGAATCCCCTGATGGACGAACCGGTTGCGACTGCACCGGCCGCACAACCGGCTGCGGCAGCGAAAGCTGCACCCCCGGCAACGCCCGCAACCGCGTCCGCCGTACCGGTGCTGCCAGCCACGCCCGCTGCCCAACCCGCGCAAACGGCGGCAGCCCCGGCGCCCGCGCCAGCTGCGACCGGCGTACAGACTACCCAGCAAAAGCGCCTGTTCGGGATTCTCTCCCCGTACAAGATCGACGTTCAGCAAGGTAATTTCATCTCGCAGGAACAACTCTCGCAACTCAAGACCGGCATGACGCCCGAACAGGTGCATTTCATCCTGGGCACACCTTTGCTGAACGATTTGTTCCATGCCAACCGCTGGGATTATGTCTTCCGCATGCAAAAGGGCAGCGGCGACGTCATCAGCAGCCGCATCGCCGTGCATTTCCAGGACAACCGCGTCGCCAAAATCGATGCAGGCAGCTTGCCCAACGAGCAGGATTACCTGTCCCTGATCGCCGGTTCCAAGCCCGATGCACCCAAAGCAAGCAAATAA
- the fur gene encoding ferric iron uptake transcriptional regulator, with translation MPNNPSDLKASGLKATLPRLKILEIFQNSTVRHLSAEDVYKVLLADNMDVGLATVYRVLTQFEQAGLLHRNHFETGKAVFELNAGSHHDHLVCLDCGLVEEFFDEEIEQRQQKIAAERGFKIAEHALALYGHCTKESCPHRGR, from the coding sequence ATGCCGAACAATCCTTCCGACTTGAAAGCCAGCGGCTTGAAAGCCACTTTGCCGCGCCTGAAAATTCTGGAAATTTTCCAGAACAGCACGGTGCGCCATCTGAGTGCGGAAGACGTCTACAAGGTTCTCCTGGCCGATAACATGGATGTCGGCCTGGCAACCGTCTACCGCGTCCTGACCCAGTTTGAGCAGGCCGGACTTTTGCATCGCAATCATTTTGAAACCGGCAAGGCGGTCTTCGAGCTGAATGCGGGCTCGCACCATGATCACCTGGTTTGCCTGGATTGCGGCCTGGTCGAGGAATTCTTTGACGAGGAAATCGAGCAGCGGCAGCAGAAAATTGCCGCCGAGCGCGGTTTCAAGATTGCCGAGCATGCGCTGGCGCTGTATGGCCATTGCACCAAGGAGAGTTGCCCGCATCGCGGGCGATAG
- the hrcA gene encoding heat-inducible transcriptional repressor HrcA, protein MQLDNRARTLLKALVERYIADGQPVGSRALSKISGLELSPATIRNIMADLEEMGFVASPHTSAGRVPTPRGYRVFVDTLLTVQTIDESGLESQMQSRLQSHSQQKLMANAAQILSSLSRFAGVVLTPRHESVFQQIDFLRLSEKRILLVIVAPNGEVQNRLLLTEVDYTPSQLTHAANYINQHYGGMSFDDVRLRLKGELRQLRDDMTALMQAAVEAGSDAMADTGEDVVISGERNLLSVSDLSSNMVSLRKLFDVFEQKTGLMQLLDISSNATGVQIFIGGESQLVPMEEMSVVTAPYEANGKVIGTLGVIGPTRMAYERVIPIVDITAKLLSNALSQH, encoded by the coding sequence ATGCAACTTGATAACCGAGCACGAACGCTGTTGAAAGCCCTGGTGGAACGCTATATAGCGGATGGCCAGCCTGTCGGTTCACGCGCGTTGTCAAAGATTTCCGGACTGGAGCTGTCGCCGGCCACCATCCGCAACATCATGGCAGACCTGGAAGAAATGGGTTTTGTCGCCAGTCCCCATACATCTGCAGGCCGGGTGCCGACGCCGCGCGGCTACCGGGTGTTTGTCGACACCCTCCTGACCGTGCAAACCATCGACGAGTCGGGCCTGGAATCCCAGATGCAGTCGCGCCTGCAAAGCCATTCCCAGCAAAAGCTGATGGCCAACGCGGCGCAGATCCTGTCGTCGCTGTCGCGATTCGCCGGGGTGGTGCTGACGCCGCGCCATGAATCGGTATTCCAGCAAATCGATTTCTTGCGCCTGTCGGAAAAACGCATCCTGCTGGTAATCGTGGCTCCCAATGGCGAGGTGCAAAACCGCCTGCTGCTGACCGAGGTCGATTACACCCCTTCGCAACTGACACATGCGGCCAACTACATCAACCAGCATTATGGCGGCATGAGTTTCGACGATGTGCGCCTGCGCCTCAAGGGCGAACTGCGCCAGCTGCGCGACGACATGACCGCCCTGATGCAGGCGGCGGTGGAAGCCGGCAGCGATGCCATGGCCGATACAGGCGAAGACGTGGTGATCTCGGGCGAACGCAACCTGCTGTCGGTGTCGGACCTGTCGTCCAACATGGTGTCGCTGCGCAAGCTGTTTGACGTGTTCGAGCAAAAGACCGGGTTGATGCAATTGCTGGATATCTCCAGCAATGCCACGGGCGTGCAGATCTTCATCGGCGGCGAATCGCAACTGGTGCCGATGGAGGAAATGAGCGTGGTGACAGCGCCCTACGAAGCCAATGGCAAGGTCATCGGCACGCTGGGCGTGATCGGCCCCACGCGCATGGCCTACGAACGGGTGATCCCGATCGTCGACATCACGGCCAAGCTGCTGTCGAACGCGCTCAGCCAACATTGA
- a CDS encoding NAD kinase has protein sequence MPYNKFLSSAVKTIAIVGKPMAAGIGDSLTEIANFLTNVGHKVVFEAETARNIAVDNAIALTPEQIGQQADAAIVVGGDGTMLGIARQLAPYNVPLIGINQGRLGFMTDIPVDRMMPVLEDMLAGKIESEQRSLLEGEVVRGDAIIFTGLAFNDVVVARGSGAGMAELRVDVDGHFMYNQRSDGLIVATPTGSTAYALSAGGPLLHPNLRGIAMVPIAPHALSNRPIVLSDTSEIVIEIVNGRDISVNFDMQTFASLQHRDRVVVRRSRHVITFLHPVGWSYYDTLREKLHWHEYPSAEGKLK, from the coding sequence ATGCCTTATAACAAGTTCTTATCTTCGGCGGTCAAGACTATCGCCATCGTCGGCAAGCCCATGGCGGCCGGCATCGGTGATTCCTTGACTGAAATTGCCAATTTTCTGACCAATGTCGGACATAAAGTCGTGTTCGAGGCAGAAACCGCGCGCAATATCGCCGTCGATAATGCCATCGCACTTACTCCTGAGCAAATCGGACAGCAAGCCGATGCCGCGATCGTGGTCGGCGGCGATGGCACCATGCTTGGCATCGCCCGGCAACTGGCGCCGTACAATGTTCCGTTAATCGGCATTAACCAGGGGCGCCTCGGTTTCATGACCGATATTCCGGTCGACCGCATGATGCCTGTCCTGGAAGACATGCTTGCAGGAAAAATTGAATCCGAACAGCGCAGCTTGCTGGAAGGCGAGGTGGTGCGTGGCGATGCCATCATTTTCACCGGCCTGGCCTTCAACGATGTGGTGGTGGCGCGCGGCAGCGGCGCCGGCATGGCGGAATTGCGCGTCGATGTGGATGGCCACTTCATGTATAACCAGCGCTCGGACGGCTTGATCGTGGCAACCCCGACTGGTTCCACGGCGTATGCCCTGTCGGCCGGCGGCCCCTTGCTGCACCCCAACCTGAGGGGCATTGCCATGGTGCCGATTGCGCCGCATGCACTTTCCAACCGCCCCATTGTCTTGTCGGATACCAGCGAGATCGTGATTGAAATCGTCAACGGTCGGGATATCAGCGTCAATTTTGATATGCAAACCTTCGCCAGCCTGCAGCACCGTGACCGCGTCGTGGTGCGCCGTTCGCGCCATGTCATTACCTTCCTGCATCCGGTCGGCTGGAGTTACTACGACACGTTGCGCGAGAAGTTGCACTGGCATGAATATCCTTCCGCGGAAGGGAAGTTAAAATAA
- the recN gene encoding DNA repair protein RecN, whose translation MLRTLSIHDFVIVDAIELDLASGFTVFTGETGAGKSILIDALALALGGRGDASVVREGAARADITAEFSAGPDAAAWLAEHEFAGDDDAILLRRVIDNAGRSKGYINGIAATATQLRELGELLVDIHGQHAHQSLLKSDAQRLLLDSQAGLQEDARAVAAAWKAWRALARQREEIERDARNVLLERERLEWQVGELEKLAPRPGEWDEVNHEYSRLSHAATLIDGAQEALTAISDAEDDPMLARLSSLNQKLAKLADIDEALKPVLEVLEPARIQLQEAVYALNDYLGRLELDPRRLQEVEGRMGELHVAARKFHVEPDALPGELETLAAQLRQLADASDLDALKAQEEKLRLAYMAVAQKLSKARAKAGKALGAAVTTAMQDLSMAGGRFDVALNAGEPAAHGLEQVEFLVAGHAGTQPRPLAKVASGGELARISLAISVITSTATATPTLIFDEVDSGIGGGVAEVVGRLLRRLGQDRQVLCVTHLPQVASQANQHFQVSKRNAAGKTFSSIEPLEAPARIEEIARMLGGLEITATTRKHARELLAL comes from the coding sequence ATGCTGCGCACACTTTCCATACACGACTTCGTGATCGTCGATGCCATCGAGCTCGACCTGGCGTCCGGTTTTACGGTTTTCACTGGCGAAACCGGCGCCGGCAAGTCGATCCTGATCGATGCCCTGGCCCTGGCGCTGGGCGGCCGCGGCGACGCAAGCGTGGTGCGCGAGGGCGCCGCCCGCGCCGATATCACGGCCGAGTTTTCTGCCGGCCCCGACGCTGCCGCATGGCTCGCCGAACATGAATTTGCCGGTGATGATGACGCTATTCTCTTGCGCCGGGTAATCGACAATGCCGGCCGCTCGAAAGGCTACATCAATGGCATTGCGGCCACCGCGACCCAGTTGCGCGAACTGGGCGAGTTGCTGGTCGATATCCATGGCCAGCATGCGCACCAGTCGCTGCTCAAATCCGATGCCCAGCGCCTGCTGCTCGATAGCCAGGCCGGATTGCAGGAGGACGCGCGCGCAGTTGCTGCAGCCTGGAAAGCCTGGCGTGCGCTGGCGCGTCAGCGCGAGGAAATCGAGCGCGATGCCCGCAATGTCCTGCTGGAGCGCGAGCGCCTGGAGTGGCAGGTGGGCGAGCTGGAAAAGCTCGCTCCCAGGCCGGGCGAATGGGATGAGGTCAACCACGAATACAGCCGGCTGTCGCATGCGGCCACCCTGATCGATGGCGCCCAGGAAGCGCTGACGGCGATTTCCGATGCCGAAGATGATCCCATGCTGGCGCGCCTGTCGTCGCTGAACCAGAAGCTGGCCAAGCTGGCGGATATCGACGAAGCCCTGAAGCCCGTGCTGGAAGTGCTGGAGCCGGCGCGCATCCAGTTGCAGGAAGCCGTGTATGCCTTGAACGATTACCTGGGGCGCCTGGAACTCGATCCGCGGCGCCTGCAGGAAGTCGAAGGGCGCATGGGCGAACTGCATGTCGCCGCGCGCAAGTTCCATGTCGAGCCGGATGCGTTGCCGGGCGAACTGGAAACGCTGGCGGCCCAGCTGCGCCAGCTGGCCGATGCCAGCGACCTGGACGCGCTCAAGGCGCAGGAAGAAAAATTGCGGCTTGCCTACATGGCTGTTGCGCAAAAACTGTCAAAGGCGCGCGCCAAGGCCGGCAAGGCGCTTGGCGCCGCGGTGACCACGGCCATGCAGGACCTGAGCATGGCCGGCGGCCGCTTTGACGTGGCCTTGAATGCCGGCGAGCCGGCCGCGCATGGCCTGGAGCAAGTCGAATTTCTGGTGGCCGGCCACGCCGGCACGCAGCCGCGGCCGCTGGCCAAGGTGGCGTCCGGCGGCGAACTGGCGCGCATCTCGCTGGCCATTTCGGTCATCACCTCGACCGCGACGGCGACGCCGACACTGATATTCGATGAGGTCGATTCCGGCATCGGCGGCGGCGTCGCCGAGGTGGTGGGGCGCCTGCTGCGCCGCCTCGGGCAGGATCGCCAGGTGCTGTGCGTGACCCATTTGCCGCAAGTGGCCAGCCAGGCCAACCAGCATTTCCAGGTCAGCAAGCGCAATGCCGCGGGCAAGACATTCTCGAGCATCGAGCCGCTCGAAGCGCCGGCGCGCATCGAGGAAATCGCCCGCATGCTGGGCGGCCTTGAAATTACTGCCACCACGCGCAAGCACGCTCGCGAACTGCTGGCGCTGTAA
- the hemH gene encoding ferrochelatase, producing MAFRKEPAHTHGTAQQTAVVLVNLGTPDAPTAPAVRRYLKQFLSDPRVVEIPRALWAPILHGIILPFRSGKSAAKYASIWSADGSPLKVHTEKQATLLRGYLGERGHRVQVAYAMRYGAPSVPQVLQQLQEQGCTRILVVPAYPQYAGSTTASVYDAVFAHYAGQRNVPELRLVKHYHDHEAYIEALKHSVLTHWEAHGRPDRLVLSFHGVPKRTLLLGDPYHCECYKTARLLAAQLGLTAEQYVVTFQSRFGKAEWLQPYTAPTLKQLAQQGVKRVDVMCPGFVADCLETLEEIDMEARQDFLDAGGREFHYIPCLNESAAWIHALTDIAEEHLLGWPTMSNAAARDAQERALATSREQALRLGAPQ from the coding sequence ATGGCTTTTCGTAAAGAACCTGCGCATACGCATGGAACGGCGCAACAGACGGCGGTCGTGCTGGTCAACCTGGGAACCCCGGATGCCCCGACCGCGCCTGCGGTGCGGCGCTACCTGAAGCAATTCCTGTCCGATCCGCGCGTGGTGGAAATTCCCAGGGCGCTATGGGCCCCCATCCTGCACGGCATCATCCTGCCGTTCCGCTCGGGCAAATCGGCCGCAAAGTACGCTTCCATCTGGAGCGCCGATGGCTCTCCCCTGAAAGTCCATACCGAGAAGCAGGCGACCCTCTTGCGCGGCTACCTGGGCGAGCGCGGCCATCGGGTGCAGGTCGCCTACGCGATGCGTTACGGCGCACCCTCCGTGCCGCAAGTCTTGCAGCAACTCCAGGAGCAGGGCTGCACCCGCATCCTGGTGGTGCCGGCTTATCCACAGTATGCCGGCAGCACCACGGCCTCGGTCTATGACGCCGTGTTTGCCCATTACGCCGGGCAGCGCAATGTCCCGGAACTGCGGCTGGTCAAGCATTACCATGACCATGAAGCCTATATCGAGGCGCTAAAACACTCGGTATTGACCCATTGGGAAGCGCATGGCCGTCCTGACAGGCTGGTCTTGAGTTTTCATGGCGTGCCCAAGCGCACGTTGCTGCTTGGCGACCCTTATCATTGCGAATGCTACAAGACCGCACGCCTGCTGGCGGCGCAACTCGGCCTGACGGCGGAGCAGTATGTTGTGACATTTCAATCGCGCTTCGGCAAGGCCGAGTGGCTGCAGCCCTATACTGCGCCGACCCTGAAGCAGCTGGCGCAGCAGGGTGTCAAGCGCGTTGACGTCATGTGCCCGGGCTTTGTCGCCGATTGCCTGGAAACGCTGGAAGAAATCGACATGGAAGCCCGCCAGGATTTTCTCGATGCCGGCGGGCGCGAATTCCATTACATCCCTTGCTTGAATGAAAGTGCGGCCTGGATCCATGCCCTGACAGATATTGCTGAAGAGCATTTGTTGGGGTGGCCCACCATGTCCAATGCGGCAGCG